In one window of Agromyces badenianii DNA:
- the nrdH gene encoding glutaredoxin-like protein NrdH: MTVTVYTKPSCVQCNATYRALDSKGIEYEVLDLSVDESALAQVKELGYLQAPVVITDEGHWSGFRPDKIDELASRLA; this comes from the coding sequence ATGACGGTCACGGTCTACACCAAGCCTTCTTGCGTGCAGTGCAACGCGACGTATCGCGCCCTCGACAGCAAAGGCATCGAGTACGAAGTGCTCGACCTGTCTGTCGATGAGAGTGCCCTCGCGCAGGTCAAGGAACTGGGGTACCTGCAAGCCCCCGTCGTCATCACCGATGAGGGCCACTGGTCGGGGTTCCGCCCCGACAAGATCGACGAGCTCGCCTCGCGCCTCGCATAG
- the nrdE gene encoding class 1b ribonucleoside-diphosphate reductase subunit alpha → MDAPRTATGMDYHSLNAMLNLYGENGEIQFDKDREAAREYFLQHVNQNTVFFHSLKERLDYLVEKEYYEQAVLDQYSFEFITKLNDLAYSKKFRFETFLGAFKYYTSYTLKTFDGKRYLERFEDRVVMTALGLAQGDEKLAVNLVEEIIGGRFQPATPTFLNTGKAQRGELVSCFLLRIEDNMESISRGINSALQLSKRGGGVALSLSNIREAGAPIKQIENQSSGIIPVMKLLEDSFSYANQLGARQGAGAVYLNAHHPDIMRFLDTKRENADEKIRIKTLSLGVVVPDITFELAKNGEDMYLFSPYDVERVYGKPFGDISVTEKYREMVDDPRIKKTKINAREFFQTLAEIQFESGYPYIVFEDTVNKANPIKGRINMSNLCSEILQVNTPTTYNEDLSYNEIGKDISCNLGSLNIALTMDSPDFGKTVDTAIRGLTAVSNMSHISSVRSIEDGNDKSHAIGLGQMNLHGYLARERIFYGSEEGIDFTNIYFYTVLFHALRASNAIAKERGETFVGFEDSKYASGEFFDKYTDAAWVPATAKVTQLFADSNVHIPTQEDWKALKASIQEHGIYNQNLQAVPPTGSISYINNSTASIHPIASKIEIRKEGKLGRVYYPAAFMTNDNLEYYQDAYEIGYEKVIDTYAAATQHVDQGLSLTLFFKDTATTRDINKAQIYAWKKGIKTIYYIRLRQMALEGTELEMCVSCAL, encoded by the coding sequence ATGGACGCACCGCGCACGGCGACCGGCATGGACTACCACTCGCTCAACGCGATGCTGAACCTCTACGGCGAGAACGGCGAGATCCAGTTCGACAAAGACCGCGAGGCGGCGCGCGAGTACTTCCTGCAGCACGTCAACCAGAACACCGTCTTCTTCCACTCGCTGAAAGAGCGCCTCGACTACCTCGTCGAGAAGGAGTACTACGAGCAGGCCGTGCTCGACCAGTACTCGTTCGAGTTCATCACCAAGCTCAATGACCTGGCGTACTCGAAGAAGTTCCGCTTCGAGACCTTCCTCGGTGCGTTCAAGTACTACACGAGCTACACGCTGAAGACCTTCGACGGCAAGCGCTACCTCGAGCGCTTCGAAGACCGCGTGGTCATGACCGCGCTCGGCCTGGCCCAGGGCGACGAGAAGCTCGCCGTCAACCTCGTCGAAGAGATCATCGGCGGCCGCTTCCAGCCGGCCACCCCCACCTTCCTCAACACGGGCAAGGCGCAGCGCGGCGAGCTCGTCTCCTGCTTCCTGCTGCGCATCGAAGACAACATGGAGTCGATCTCGCGCGGCATCAACTCCGCCCTGCAGCTCTCGAAGCGCGGCGGCGGCGTGGCGCTCTCGCTGAGCAACATCCGCGAGGCCGGCGCCCCGATCAAGCAGATCGAGAACCAGTCGAGCGGCATCATCCCTGTGATGAAGCTCCTCGAAGACTCCTTCAGCTACGCCAACCAGCTCGGTGCCCGCCAGGGCGCCGGCGCGGTGTACCTCAACGCGCACCACCCCGACATCATGCGGTTCCTCGACACCAAGCGCGAGAACGCCGACGAGAAGATCCGCATCAAGACGCTCTCGCTCGGCGTCGTCGTGCCCGACATCACCTTCGAGCTCGCCAAGAACGGCGAAGACATGTACCTCTTCTCGCCGTACGACGTCGAGCGCGTCTACGGCAAGCCGTTCGGCGACATCTCGGTCACCGAGAAGTACCGCGAGATGGTCGACGACCCCCGCATCAAGAAGACGAAGATCAACGCGCGCGAGTTCTTCCAGACCCTCGCCGAGATCCAGTTCGAGAGCGGCTACCCCTACATCGTGTTCGAAGACACGGTGAACAAGGCGAACCCCATCAAGGGCCGCATCAACATGTCGAACCTGTGCTCCGAGATCCTGCAGGTCAACACCCCCACGACCTACAACGAAGACCTGTCGTACAACGAGATCGGCAAGGACATCTCGTGCAACCTCGGCTCGCTGAACATCGCGCTCACGATGGACTCGCCCGACTTCGGCAAGACCGTCGACACCGCCATCCGCGGCCTCACCGCAGTGTCGAACATGAGCCACATCAGCTCGGTGCGTTCGATCGAAGACGGCAACGACAAGTCGCACGCCATCGGCCTCGGCCAGATGAACCTGCACGGCTACCTCGCCCGTGAGCGCATCTTCTACGGCAGCGAAGAGGGCATCGACTTCACGAACATCTACTTCTACACGGTGCTGTTCCACGCGCTGCGCGCGTCGAACGCCATCGCCAAGGAGCGCGGCGAGACTTTCGTCGGCTTTGAAGACTCGAAGTACGCCTCTGGTGAGTTCTTCGACAAGTACACGGATGCCGCGTGGGTGCCCGCGACCGCGAAGGTCACGCAGCTCTTCGCCGACTCCAACGTGCACATCCCGACGCAGGAGGACTGGAAGGCCCTGAAGGCCTCCATCCAGGAGCACGGCATCTACAACCAGAACCTGCAGGCCGTGCCGCCGACTGGCTCGATCTCGTACATCAACAACTCGACGGCCTCGATTCACCCGATCGCGTCGAAGATCGAGATCCGCAAAGAGGGCAAGCTCGGTCGCGTCTACTACCCGGCCGCGTTCATGACGAACGACAACCTCGAGTACTACCAAGACGCCTACGAGATCGGCTACGAGAAGGTCATCGACACCTATGCCGCGGCGACGCAGCACGTCGACCAGGGCCTCTCGCTCACGCTGTTCTTCAAGGACACGGCGACGACGCGCGACATCAACAAGGCGCAGATCTACGCATGGAAGAAGGGGATCAAGACGATCTACTACATCCGTTTGCGTCAGATGGCCCTCGAGGGCACGGAGCTGGAAATGTGCGTCTCGTGCGCGCTGTGA
- the nrdI gene encoding class Ib ribonucleoside-diphosphate reductase assembly flavoprotein NrdI: MTNLVYFSSVSGNTKRFIEKLGRPAARIPLHVREEALHVDEPYVLVVPTYGGGDGKGAVPKQVIRFLNDPRNRALIRGVISAGNTNFGTAFGLAGDIIAGKTGVPHLYRFEVFGTPDDVRAVNDGLDAFWQTQQQLTA, encoded by the coding sequence ATGACGAATCTGGTCTACTTCTCGAGCGTTTCGGGCAACACGAAGCGTTTCATCGAGAAGCTCGGCCGCCCTGCGGCCCGCATCCCGCTGCACGTTCGTGAAGAAGCCCTGCACGTCGACGAGCCCTATGTGCTCGTCGTGCCGACCTATGGCGGCGGCGACGGCAAAGGCGCCGTGCCGAAGCAGGTCATCCGCTTTCTGAACGACCCGCGCAATCGCGCACTCATCCGCGGCGTGATCAGCGCCGGCAACACCAACTTCGGTACGGCCTTCGGTCTCGCCGGCGACATCATCGCCGGCAAGACCGGGGTGCCGCACCTCTATCGCTTCGAAGTATTCGGAACCCCCGACGACGTTCGCGCCGTCAACGATGGATTGGACGCATTTTGGCAAACGCAGCAGCAACTGACGGCGTAG
- the nrdF gene encoding class 1b ribonucleoside-diphosphate reductase subunit beta, whose translation MTLTDPVNSAQNDPAHTGGKLKLVSHVNAINWNKIQDEKDLEVWNRLVNNFWLPEKVPLSNDIQSWNTLTPEEQTLTMRVFTGLTLLDTIQGTVGAVSLIPDAITPHEEAVYTNIAFMESVHAKSYSSIFSTLCSTKDIDDAFRWSVENENLQKKAAIVMEYYQGDSPLKRKVASTLLESFLFYSGFYLPMYWSSRAKLTNTADMIRLIIRDEAVHGYYIGYKFQKGLEGLSQAERDDLKDYTFSLLYELYDNEVQYTQDLYDGVGLTEDVKKFLHYNANKALMNLGYEPMFPKTVTDVNPAILSALSPNADENHDFFSGSGSSYVIGKAVVTEDEDWDF comes from the coding sequence ATGACTCTCACCGATCCTGTGAACTCGGCTCAGAACGACCCCGCGCACACGGGCGGCAAGCTGAAGCTGGTCAGCCACGTCAACGCGATCAACTGGAACAAGATCCAAGACGAGAAGGACCTCGAGGTCTGGAACCGTCTGGTCAACAACTTCTGGCTGCCCGAGAAGGTGCCGCTGTCGAACGACATCCAGTCGTGGAACACGCTGACGCCCGAAGAGCAGACGCTGACGATGCGCGTGTTCACCGGCCTCACGCTGCTCGACACGATCCAGGGCACGGTGGGTGCGGTCTCGCTGATTCCCGACGCGATCACCCCGCACGAAGAGGCCGTCTACACGAACATCGCGTTCATGGAGTCGGTGCACGCGAAGAGCTACTCGTCGATCTTCTCGACGCTGTGCTCGACGAAGGACATCGACGATGCCTTCCGCTGGTCGGTCGAGAACGAGAACCTTCAGAAGAAGGCCGCGATCGTCATGGAGTACTACCAGGGCGACTCGCCGCTGAAGCGCAAGGTCGCTTCGACGCTGCTCGAGTCGTTCCTCTTCTACTCGGGCTTCTACCTGCCGATGTACTGGTCGTCGCGGGCGAAGCTCACCAACACCGCTGACATGATCCGCCTCATCATCCGCGACGAGGCCGTGCACGGGTACTACATCGGCTACAAGTTCCAGAAGGGGCTCGAAGGGCTGTCGCAGGCCGAGCGCGACGACCTGAAGGACTACACGTTCTCGCTGCTCTACGAGCTCTACGACAACGAGGTGCAGTACACGCAAGACCTCTACGACGGCGTCGGCCTGACCGAAGACGTCAAGAAGTTCCTGCACTACAACGCCAACAAGGCCCTCATGAACCTCGGCTACGAGCCGATGTTCCCGAAGACCGTCACCGACGTGAACCCGGCGATACTCTCGGCGCTCTCACCCAATGCCGATGAGAACCACGACTTCTTCTCGGGGTCGGGTTCGTCGTATGTGATCGGCAAGGCCGTTGTCACTGAGGATGAGGACTGGGACTTCTAG